The Leptospira sp. WS39.C2 genome contains a region encoding:
- a CDS encoding ThiF family adenylyltransferase has translation MNPEKNNFFKRQSLIPSIGEQGLKKWNESSVLIVGLGGLGCPAALQLVLSGIGRIGLVDFDIVEVTNLHRQTLFKWKDVGRKKIEVVEEVLKEHAPWLEIETFSEIINSNTNDKLFDSWDIVVDCTDTISSKYALNNFCLNQGIPLVTASVFRTSAQFAIFSGKGKPCYRCLFPKLDEGDTLSCNEGGVLGVQTTLTGSYQASLVLEYLLDPNLVDLKSVYFMEWSPISLYQTHMEPNPECPSCGSQKQNLITKVPKLEITFDEFLKLKSTTSVVLLDVRENEEILQSPIADSIWFPLSELEKGKLPTLQNNQTIVCICESGVRSLKALSYFPELIQKYSLLGGRRIYALTQNTLNQN, from the coding sequence TTTTCAAAAGGCAAAGTTTGATCCCATCAATCGGAGAACAAGGCCTTAAAAAATGGAATGAATCCTCTGTGTTAATCGTTGGACTTGGTGGTTTAGGTTGCCCTGCGGCACTCCAACTTGTACTCTCTGGAATTGGTAGAATAGGTCTTGTGGATTTTGATATAGTTGAAGTTACAAATTTACACAGACAAACATTGTTTAAATGGAAAGACGTGGGTCGAAAAAAAATCGAAGTAGTCGAGGAAGTATTAAAAGAACACGCACCCTGGTTGGAAATTGAAACTTTCTCCGAAATAATTAACTCAAATACCAATGATAAACTATTTGATTCTTGGGATATAGTTGTCGATTGTACGGATACAATATCCTCTAAGTATGCGTTAAATAATTTTTGCCTAAATCAAGGGATCCCTCTTGTTACCGCCTCTGTATTTCGGACAAGTGCTCAATTCGCCATTTTTTCTGGAAAGGGAAAACCGTGTTACCGATGTTTGTTCCCAAAATTAGATGAGGGAGATACGTTGAGTTGTAACGAAGGTGGTGTATTAGGAGTACAAACTACGCTTACAGGAAGTTACCAGGCATCTTTAGTATTGGAATACCTTCTTGATCCAAATTTAGTAGATTTAAAATCGGTTTACTTTATGGAATGGAGTCCCATTTCTTTGTACCAAACTCACATGGAACCAAATCCAGAATGCCCAAGTTGCGGAAGTCAAAAACAAAACTTGATAACCAAAGTCCCAAAATTGGAAATTACTTTTGATGAATTTTTGAAACTCAAATCAACCACTTCTGTTGTCCTACTTGACGTTAGAGAAAATGAAGAAATTTTGCAATCTCCTATAGCCGATTCAATTTGGTTTCCTTTGTCCGAATTAGAAAAAGGAAAACTTCCTACACTTCAAAATAACCAAACAATCGTTTGTATTTGTGAGTCTGGTGTTCGTTCCCTAAAAGCACTTTCATACTTTCCGGAATTGATCCAAAAGTATTCATTATTAGGTGGAAGAAGGATTTATGCTCTTACACAGAATACTCTTAATCAAAATTAA